A genomic window from Serinus canaria isolate serCan28SL12 chromosome 4A, serCan2020, whole genome shotgun sequence includes:
- the RAP2C gene encoding ras-related protein Rap-2c, producing the protein MREYKVVVLGSGGVGKSALTVQFVTGTFIEKYDPTIEDFYRKEIEVDSSPSVLEILDTAGTEQFASMRDLYIKNGQGFILVYSLVNQQSFQDIKPMRDQIVRVKRYEKVPLILVGNKVDLESEREVLSAEGRALAQEWGCPFMETSAKSKTMVDELFAEIVRQMNYASLPEKQDQCCTTCIVQ; encoded by the exons ATGCGGGAGTACaaggtggtggtgctgggcagcGGGGGGGTGGGGAAGTCCGCCCTGACGGTGCAGTTCGTCACCGGGACCTTCATCGAGAAGTACGACCCCACCATTGAGGACTTCTACCGCAAGGAGATCGAGGTGGACTCGTCCCCCTCGGTGCTGGAGATCCTGGACACGGCGGGCACCGAGCAGTTCGCCTCCATGCGCGACCTCTACATCAAGAACGGGCAGGGATTCATCCTCGTCTACAGCCTGGTCAACCAGCAGTCCTTCCAG GACATCAAGCCGATGAGGGACCAGATTGTCCGGGTGAAGAGATACGAGAAAGTTCCTCTGATCCTGGTGGGGAATAAAGTGGATCTGGAGTCGGAGAGGGAAGTCCTGtctgcagaaggcagagccctggctcaGGAGTGGGGCTGTCCCTTCATGGAGACGTCAGCCAAGAGCAAAACAATGGTGGATGAACTGTTTGCTGAGATCGTCAGGCAAATGAACTATGCCTCCCTGCCTGAAAAACAAGATCAATGTTGTACAACTTGCATCGTCCAGTGA
- the FRMD7 gene encoding FERM domain-containing protein 7 isoform X4 — MCARGVRAPFPAHIASTAVPAAHPAACPRMLHLKVQFLDDSQKIFVVDQKSCGKGLFNLTCSHLNLVEKEYFGLEFHSQAGNQVWLEPLKPITKQVKNPKEVLFKFMVKFFPVDPGQLREELTRYLFTLQIKKDLAQGRLPCSDKSAALLVSHLLQSELGDFHEETDQQHLATHRYLPNQEYLDNKIMHYHRRHRGKTPAESDAQLLDVARKLEMYGIRPHPASDGEGTQINLAVTHTGVLVLRGNTKINTFNWSKIRKLSFKRKHFLIKLHANISALCKDTLEFTMLSRDTCKAFWKTCVEYHAFFRLSEEPKSKPKALLCSKGSSFRYSGRTQRQLLEHSRKAKMKSLPFERKHYTSRYDERQCRSSPDLLTDVSKQVEELRLAYGSRGSYHANGVHGSEPTLDSRRRSSTMEVTFAAELERSKPEAFPTFLPHSKSSSAFPVLYAELEMERAWEPIDLFGARNPLTSFRPHHQFAGNSKSTSVGNMREVCLQLMKH; from the exons ATGTGTGCAAGAGGAGTCAGGgctcccttcccagctcacATTGCTagcactgctgtgcctgctgcacaCCCAGCTGCCTGCCCGAGGATGCTGCACCTGAAAGTCCAGTTCCTGGATGATTCCCAGAAGATCTTTGTAGTTGAT CAAAAATCCTGTGGGAAAGGGCTCTTCAACCTCACCTGCAGCCACCTCAACCTCGTGGAGAAGGAGTATTTTGGGCTGGAGtttcacagccaggctgggaaccAG GTCTGGTTGGAGCCACTAAAACCCATAACAAAGCAAGTGAAAA ATCCTAAGGAGGTTCTTTTCAAATTTATGGTGAAATTTTTCCCAGTGGACCCCGGCCAACTGAGAGAAGAACTCACCAG GTACCTCTTCACCCTCCAGATCAAGAAGGACCTGGCGCAGGGGCGGCTGCCCTGCAGCGACAAGAGCGCGGCGCTGCTCGTCTCCCACCTGCTGCAGT CCGAGCTGGGCGACTTCCACGAGGAGACAgaccagcagcacctggccaCGCACAGGTACCTGCCCAACCAGGAGTACCTGGACAACAAGATCATGCACTACCACCGGAGACACAG AGGGAAGACGCCGGCCGAGTCAGACGCTCAGCTGCTGGACGTGGCCAGGAAGCTGGAGATGTACGGGATCCGCCCGCACCCCGCCAGCGACGGCGAGGGGACACAGATCAACCTGGCTGTGACACACACAggggtgctggtgctgagg GGCAATACAAAGATCAACACCTTCAACTGGTCCAAAATTCGCAAACTGAGTTTCAAGAGGAAGCATTTTCTCATCAAGCTCCATGCAAACATCTCT GCGCTGTGCAAGGACACGCTGGAGTTCACCATGCTCAGCCGGGACACCTGCAAGGCCTTCTGGAAGACGTGTGTGGAGTACCACGCCTTCTTCAGGCTCTCTGAGGAGCCCAAGTCAAAGCCCAAAGCCCTTCTGTGCAGCAAAGGTTCCAGCTTCCGCTACAG TGGCAGGACTCAGcggcagctgctggagcacagcaggaaggcTAAGATGAAGAGCCTGCCCTTCGAGAG GAAACACTACACATCCCGCTACGATGAGAGGCAGTGCCGCTCCTCCCCGGACCTCCTGACGGATGTATCAAAGCAG gtggAGGAGCTGCGCCTGGCCTACGGCAGCCGGGGCTCCTACCATGCCAACGGAGTGCACGGCTCCGAGCCCACCCTGGACAGCCGGCGCCGCAGCTCCACCATGGAGGTGACgtttgctgctgagctggagcGCTCCAAGCCCGAAGCATTCCCCACCTTCCTGCCCCACTCCAAGAGCTCATCTGCCTTCCCCGTGCTCTACGCTGAGCTGGAGATGGAGCGGGCGTGGGAGCCCATCGACCTGTTCGGAGCCAGGAATCCCTTGACATCCTTCCGGCCCCACCACCAGTTTGCTGGGAACAGTAAAAGCACCTCTGTGGGCAACATGCGGGAG GTCTGCTTACAGCTTATGAAACATTGA
- the FRMD7 gene encoding FERM domain-containing protein 7 isoform X1: MCARGVRAPFPAHIASTAVPAAHPAACPRMLHLKVQFLDDSQKIFVVDQKSCGKGLFNLTCSHLNLVEKEYFGLEFHSQAGNQVWLEPLKPITKQVKNPKEVLFKFMVKFFPVDPGQLREELTRYLFTLQIKKDLAQGRLPCSDKSAALLVSHLLQSELGDFHEETDQQHLATHRYLPNQEYLDNKIMHYHRRHRGKTPAESDAQLLDVARKLEMYGIRPHPASDGEGTQINLAVTHTGVLVLRGNTKINTFNWSKIRKLSFKRKHFLIKLHANISALCKDTLEFTMLSRDTCKAFWKTCVEYHAFFRLSEEPKSKPKALLCSKGSSFRYSGRTQRQLLEHSRKAKMKSLPFERKHYTSRYDERQCRSSPDLLTDVSKQVEELRLAYGSRGSYHANGVHGSEPTLDSRRRSSTMEVTFAAELERSKPEAFPTFLPHSKSSSAFPVLYAELEMERAWEPIDLFGARNPLTSFRPHHQFAGNSKSTSVGNMREVSARQLVYTDVPCPLPVVAPAPPVLFYLDRALQPPCPALAPGEDTAGLAGASGPVAAKPPGQSPSGAQAGQLHGEAAGTATGTSMAGESRSLARSFHYGLQEQPPKRSWSQSDMKTIRFPYGSEFRPLGPCPALSSRKGGVFWHVPAQQGLAPGLRRCPERYLGSSTESSDSDPELLAAEHCSLYGRVLRSPMARVRLSSGSLQLDEEDEEVSFATSAAEERISRGASKYFT, translated from the exons ATGTGTGCAAGAGGAGTCAGGgctcccttcccagctcacATTGCTagcactgctgtgcctgctgcacaCCCAGCTGCCTGCCCGAGGATGCTGCACCTGAAAGTCCAGTTCCTGGATGATTCCCAGAAGATCTTTGTAGTTGAT CAAAAATCCTGTGGGAAAGGGCTCTTCAACCTCACCTGCAGCCACCTCAACCTCGTGGAGAAGGAGTATTTTGGGCTGGAGtttcacagccaggctgggaaccAG GTCTGGTTGGAGCCACTAAAACCCATAACAAAGCAAGTGAAAA ATCCTAAGGAGGTTCTTTTCAAATTTATGGTGAAATTTTTCCCAGTGGACCCCGGCCAACTGAGAGAAGAACTCACCAG GTACCTCTTCACCCTCCAGATCAAGAAGGACCTGGCGCAGGGGCGGCTGCCCTGCAGCGACAAGAGCGCGGCGCTGCTCGTCTCCCACCTGCTGCAGT CCGAGCTGGGCGACTTCCACGAGGAGACAgaccagcagcacctggccaCGCACAGGTACCTGCCCAACCAGGAGTACCTGGACAACAAGATCATGCACTACCACCGGAGACACAG AGGGAAGACGCCGGCCGAGTCAGACGCTCAGCTGCTGGACGTGGCCAGGAAGCTGGAGATGTACGGGATCCGCCCGCACCCCGCCAGCGACGGCGAGGGGACACAGATCAACCTGGCTGTGACACACACAggggtgctggtgctgagg GGCAATACAAAGATCAACACCTTCAACTGGTCCAAAATTCGCAAACTGAGTTTCAAGAGGAAGCATTTTCTCATCAAGCTCCATGCAAACATCTCT GCGCTGTGCAAGGACACGCTGGAGTTCACCATGCTCAGCCGGGACACCTGCAAGGCCTTCTGGAAGACGTGTGTGGAGTACCACGCCTTCTTCAGGCTCTCTGAGGAGCCCAAGTCAAAGCCCAAAGCCCTTCTGTGCAGCAAAGGTTCCAGCTTCCGCTACAG TGGCAGGACTCAGcggcagctgctggagcacagcaggaaggcTAAGATGAAGAGCCTGCCCTTCGAGAG GAAACACTACACATCCCGCTACGATGAGAGGCAGTGCCGCTCCTCCCCGGACCTCCTGACGGATGTATCAAAGCAG gtggAGGAGCTGCGCCTGGCCTACGGCAGCCGGGGCTCCTACCATGCCAACGGAGTGCACGGCTCCGAGCCCACCCTGGACAGCCGGCGCCGCAGCTCCACCATGGAGGTGACgtttgctgctgagctggagcGCTCCAAGCCCGAAGCATTCCCCACCTTCCTGCCCCACTCCAAGAGCTCATCTGCCTTCCCCGTGCTCTACGCTGAGCTGGAGATGGAGCGGGCGTGGGAGCCCATCGACCTGTTCGGAGCCAGGAATCCCTTGACATCCTTCCGGCCCCACCACCAGTTTGCTGGGAACAGTAAAAGCACCTCTGTGGGCAACATGCGGGAGGTGAGTGCCCGGCAGCTGGTGTACACGGAtgtgccctgtcccctgcccgtGGTGGCCCCGGCCCCCCCTGTGCTCTTCTATCTGGACAGGGCGCTGCAGCCCCCATGCCCTGCACTGGCCCCTGGCGAGGACACAGCAGGACTGGCTGGTGCCAGCGGTCCTGTGGCAGCAAAaccccctgggcagagcccgAGCGgggcccaggctgggcagctccaTGGCGAGGCTGCAGGCACGGCCACGGGCACGAGCATGGCGGGGGAGAGCAGGTCACTGGCTCGCTCCTTCCATTACGGCCTTCAGGAGCAGCCTCCCAAGCGGTCTTGGAGCCAGTCGGACATGAAGACCATCCGCTTCCCCTACGGCTCTGAGTTCAGGCCCCTGGGGCCgtgccctgctctcagcagtcGCAAAGGAGGTGTTTTTTGGCACGTCCCAGCCCAGCAAGGGCTGGCTCCAGGGCTGCGGCGCTGCCCCGAGCGCtacctgggcagcagcaccgAGTCCAGCGACTCGGACCCGGAGCTGCTGGCCGCCGAGCACTGCTCCCTGTACGGCCGCGTGCTGCGCTCGCCCATGGCCCGCGTGCGGCTCTCCTCGGGCAGCCTCCAGctggatgaggaggatgaggaggtgTCCTTTGCCACCAGTGCTGCTGAAGAGAGGATCTCCAGAGGGGCCTCCAAGTATTTCACCTAG
- the FRMD7 gene encoding FERM domain-containing protein 7 isoform X2: MCARGVRAPFPAHIASTAVPAAHPAACPRMLHLKVQFLDDSQKIFVVDQKSCGKGLFNLTCSHLNLVEKEYFGLEFHSQAGNQVWLEPLKPITKQVKMDPGQLREELTRYLFTLQIKKDLAQGRLPCSDKSAALLVSHLLQSELGDFHEETDQQHLATHRYLPNQEYLDNKIMHYHRRHRGKTPAESDAQLLDVARKLEMYGIRPHPASDGEGTQINLAVTHTGVLVLRGNTKINTFNWSKIRKLSFKRKHFLIKLHANISALCKDTLEFTMLSRDTCKAFWKTCVEYHAFFRLSEEPKSKPKALLCSKGSSFRYSGRTQRQLLEHSRKAKMKSLPFERKHYTSRYDERQCRSSPDLLTDVSKQVEELRLAYGSRGSYHANGVHGSEPTLDSRRRSSTMEVTFAAELERSKPEAFPTFLPHSKSSSAFPVLYAELEMERAWEPIDLFGARNPLTSFRPHHQFAGNSKSTSVGNMREVSARQLVYTDVPCPLPVVAPAPPVLFYLDRALQPPCPALAPGEDTAGLAGASGPVAAKPPGQSPSGAQAGQLHGEAAGTATGTSMAGESRSLARSFHYGLQEQPPKRSWSQSDMKTIRFPYGSEFRPLGPCPALSSRKGGVFWHVPAQQGLAPGLRRCPERYLGSSTESSDSDPELLAAEHCSLYGRVLRSPMARVRLSSGSLQLDEEDEEVSFATSAAEERISRGASKYFT; the protein is encoded by the exons ATGTGTGCAAGAGGAGTCAGGgctcccttcccagctcacATTGCTagcactgctgtgcctgctgcacaCCCAGCTGCCTGCCCGAGGATGCTGCACCTGAAAGTCCAGTTCCTGGATGATTCCCAGAAGATCTTTGTAGTTGAT CAAAAATCCTGTGGGAAAGGGCTCTTCAACCTCACCTGCAGCCACCTCAACCTCGTGGAGAAGGAGTATTTTGGGCTGGAGtttcacagccaggctgggaaccAG GTCTGGTTGGAGCCACTAAAACCCATAACAAAGCAAGTGAAAA TGGACCCCGGCCAACTGAGAGAAGAACTCACCAG GTACCTCTTCACCCTCCAGATCAAGAAGGACCTGGCGCAGGGGCGGCTGCCCTGCAGCGACAAGAGCGCGGCGCTGCTCGTCTCCCACCTGCTGCAGT CCGAGCTGGGCGACTTCCACGAGGAGACAgaccagcagcacctggccaCGCACAGGTACCTGCCCAACCAGGAGTACCTGGACAACAAGATCATGCACTACCACCGGAGACACAG AGGGAAGACGCCGGCCGAGTCAGACGCTCAGCTGCTGGACGTGGCCAGGAAGCTGGAGATGTACGGGATCCGCCCGCACCCCGCCAGCGACGGCGAGGGGACACAGATCAACCTGGCTGTGACACACACAggggtgctggtgctgagg GGCAATACAAAGATCAACACCTTCAACTGGTCCAAAATTCGCAAACTGAGTTTCAAGAGGAAGCATTTTCTCATCAAGCTCCATGCAAACATCTCT GCGCTGTGCAAGGACACGCTGGAGTTCACCATGCTCAGCCGGGACACCTGCAAGGCCTTCTGGAAGACGTGTGTGGAGTACCACGCCTTCTTCAGGCTCTCTGAGGAGCCCAAGTCAAAGCCCAAAGCCCTTCTGTGCAGCAAAGGTTCCAGCTTCCGCTACAG TGGCAGGACTCAGcggcagctgctggagcacagcaggaaggcTAAGATGAAGAGCCTGCCCTTCGAGAG GAAACACTACACATCCCGCTACGATGAGAGGCAGTGCCGCTCCTCCCCGGACCTCCTGACGGATGTATCAAAGCAG gtggAGGAGCTGCGCCTGGCCTACGGCAGCCGGGGCTCCTACCATGCCAACGGAGTGCACGGCTCCGAGCCCACCCTGGACAGCCGGCGCCGCAGCTCCACCATGGAGGTGACgtttgctgctgagctggagcGCTCCAAGCCCGAAGCATTCCCCACCTTCCTGCCCCACTCCAAGAGCTCATCTGCCTTCCCCGTGCTCTACGCTGAGCTGGAGATGGAGCGGGCGTGGGAGCCCATCGACCTGTTCGGAGCCAGGAATCCCTTGACATCCTTCCGGCCCCACCACCAGTTTGCTGGGAACAGTAAAAGCACCTCTGTGGGCAACATGCGGGAGGTGAGTGCCCGGCAGCTGGTGTACACGGAtgtgccctgtcccctgcccgtGGTGGCCCCGGCCCCCCCTGTGCTCTTCTATCTGGACAGGGCGCTGCAGCCCCCATGCCCTGCACTGGCCCCTGGCGAGGACACAGCAGGACTGGCTGGTGCCAGCGGTCCTGTGGCAGCAAAaccccctgggcagagcccgAGCGgggcccaggctgggcagctccaTGGCGAGGCTGCAGGCACGGCCACGGGCACGAGCATGGCGGGGGAGAGCAGGTCACTGGCTCGCTCCTTCCATTACGGCCTTCAGGAGCAGCCTCCCAAGCGGTCTTGGAGCCAGTCGGACATGAAGACCATCCGCTTCCCCTACGGCTCTGAGTTCAGGCCCCTGGGGCCgtgccctgctctcagcagtcGCAAAGGAGGTGTTTTTTGGCACGTCCCAGCCCAGCAAGGGCTGGCTCCAGGGCTGCGGCGCTGCCCCGAGCGCtacctgggcagcagcaccgAGTCCAGCGACTCGGACCCGGAGCTGCTGGCCGCCGAGCACTGCTCCCTGTACGGCCGCGTGCTGCGCTCGCCCATGGCCCGCGTGCGGCTCTCCTCGGGCAGCCTCCAGctggatgaggaggatgaggaggtgTCCTTTGCCACCAGTGCTGCTGAAGAGAGGATCTCCAGAGGGGCCTCCAAGTATTTCACCTAG
- the FRMD7 gene encoding FERM domain-containing protein 7 isoform X3: MVKFFPVDPGQLREELTRYLFTLQIKKDLAQGRLPCSDKSAALLVSHLLQSELGDFHEETDQQHLATHRYLPNQEYLDNKIMHYHRRHRGKTPAESDAQLLDVARKLEMYGIRPHPASDGEGTQINLAVTHTGVLVLRGNTKINTFNWSKIRKLSFKRKHFLIKLHANISALCKDTLEFTMLSRDTCKAFWKTCVEYHAFFRLSEEPKSKPKALLCSKGSSFRYSGRTQRQLLEHSRKAKMKSLPFERKHYTSRYDERQCRSSPDLLTDVSKQVEELRLAYGSRGSYHANGVHGSEPTLDSRRRSSTMEVTFAAELERSKPEAFPTFLPHSKSSSAFPVLYAELEMERAWEPIDLFGARNPLTSFRPHHQFAGNSKSTSVGNMREVSARQLVYTDVPCPLPVVAPAPPVLFYLDRALQPPCPALAPGEDTAGLAGASGPVAAKPPGQSPSGAQAGQLHGEAAGTATGTSMAGESRSLARSFHYGLQEQPPKRSWSQSDMKTIRFPYGSEFRPLGPCPALSSRKGGVFWHVPAQQGLAPGLRRCPERYLGSSTESSDSDPELLAAEHCSLYGRVLRSPMARVRLSSGSLQLDEEDEEVSFATSAAEERISRGASKYFT, encoded by the exons ATGGTGAAATTTTTCCCAGTGGACCCCGGCCAACTGAGAGAAGAACTCACCAG GTACCTCTTCACCCTCCAGATCAAGAAGGACCTGGCGCAGGGGCGGCTGCCCTGCAGCGACAAGAGCGCGGCGCTGCTCGTCTCCCACCTGCTGCAGT CCGAGCTGGGCGACTTCCACGAGGAGACAgaccagcagcacctggccaCGCACAGGTACCTGCCCAACCAGGAGTACCTGGACAACAAGATCATGCACTACCACCGGAGACACAG AGGGAAGACGCCGGCCGAGTCAGACGCTCAGCTGCTGGACGTGGCCAGGAAGCTGGAGATGTACGGGATCCGCCCGCACCCCGCCAGCGACGGCGAGGGGACACAGATCAACCTGGCTGTGACACACACAggggtgctggtgctgagg GGCAATACAAAGATCAACACCTTCAACTGGTCCAAAATTCGCAAACTGAGTTTCAAGAGGAAGCATTTTCTCATCAAGCTCCATGCAAACATCTCT GCGCTGTGCAAGGACACGCTGGAGTTCACCATGCTCAGCCGGGACACCTGCAAGGCCTTCTGGAAGACGTGTGTGGAGTACCACGCCTTCTTCAGGCTCTCTGAGGAGCCCAAGTCAAAGCCCAAAGCCCTTCTGTGCAGCAAAGGTTCCAGCTTCCGCTACAG TGGCAGGACTCAGcggcagctgctggagcacagcaggaaggcTAAGATGAAGAGCCTGCCCTTCGAGAG GAAACACTACACATCCCGCTACGATGAGAGGCAGTGCCGCTCCTCCCCGGACCTCCTGACGGATGTATCAAAGCAG gtggAGGAGCTGCGCCTGGCCTACGGCAGCCGGGGCTCCTACCATGCCAACGGAGTGCACGGCTCCGAGCCCACCCTGGACAGCCGGCGCCGCAGCTCCACCATGGAGGTGACgtttgctgctgagctggagcGCTCCAAGCCCGAAGCATTCCCCACCTTCCTGCCCCACTCCAAGAGCTCATCTGCCTTCCCCGTGCTCTACGCTGAGCTGGAGATGGAGCGGGCGTGGGAGCCCATCGACCTGTTCGGAGCCAGGAATCCCTTGACATCCTTCCGGCCCCACCACCAGTTTGCTGGGAACAGTAAAAGCACCTCTGTGGGCAACATGCGGGAGGTGAGTGCCCGGCAGCTGGTGTACACGGAtgtgccctgtcccctgcccgtGGTGGCCCCGGCCCCCCCTGTGCTCTTCTATCTGGACAGGGCGCTGCAGCCCCCATGCCCTGCACTGGCCCCTGGCGAGGACACAGCAGGACTGGCTGGTGCCAGCGGTCCTGTGGCAGCAAAaccccctgggcagagcccgAGCGgggcccaggctgggcagctccaTGGCGAGGCTGCAGGCACGGCCACGGGCACGAGCATGGCGGGGGAGAGCAGGTCACTGGCTCGCTCCTTCCATTACGGCCTTCAGGAGCAGCCTCCCAAGCGGTCTTGGAGCCAGTCGGACATGAAGACCATCCGCTTCCCCTACGGCTCTGAGTTCAGGCCCCTGGGGCCgtgccctgctctcagcagtcGCAAAGGAGGTGTTTTTTGGCACGTCCCAGCCCAGCAAGGGCTGGCTCCAGGGCTGCGGCGCTGCCCCGAGCGCtacctgggcagcagcaccgAGTCCAGCGACTCGGACCCGGAGCTGCTGGCCGCCGAGCACTGCTCCCTGTACGGCCGCGTGCTGCGCTCGCCCATGGCCCGCGTGCGGCTCTCCTCGGGCAGCCTCCAGctggatgaggaggatgaggaggtgTCCTTTGCCACCAGTGCTGCTGAAGAGAGGATCTCCAGAGGGGCCTCCAAGTATTTCACCTAG